GAAAAAATGCCCTCGACGGGCGCGGATGTGCGGAAAATCGAGGTGCGCGCATGTGACGCTTCAGCGCAGCGAGCCCTTCTCCATCTGCAGGAATACGTTGTAGGCGTTGGCGCGGTTGGCCTCGCGGAAGGCTGGCAGCTTCTCCCACTGGTGCCAGTCGGTGTTTTCGTAGGCCTCGTCGAAGGATTTGAGATCCGCCACTGCCTTGCCCATGGATTCACGCAGGTAGAGCAGGTAGTCGCGCGTGAGCGCCAGGTCGGCCTGCGGATTGGTGGAAGCGGGGCCGTGGCCCGGAACCAGCGCATCAGGCCGCGCAGCGATCAGGAGATCGAGTGCGCGCAACCACTGCGCGGTGTCCGCGTCACCGACGAAAGGTACGCGTCCGCGGAACAGCATGTCGCCTGCGAACATGATCCTGTCTTCGACCACCTCCATGACCACGTCGTCGGGGGCGTGCGCCGGGCCGACGTATGTGATGCGGAAGTGGAGGCCGCCCATCTCGAATGCAGTGTCCCCGTCGAGCCAGAGATCTGCGGGAATCAGGCGGGTATTGTCATCGACGAAGGGAAAGAGGTCGGCGCGACGCTGGGCGAGGCGTGCCTGGGCGCCATCCGAATTGAGTGCTTCAAGGCCGCGGCGATGGGACCAGACCTCGGCGCCGACGGCCTTGAATGCCTGCAGGCCGTAGTAATGGTCGGCATGATAGTGGCTGATGACCACGCGCCGGATCGGCTTGTCGGTGAGCTTGCGGATTTCGGCGATCAGTCTTTCACCCAGCACCGGCGTTCCGAGGGCGTCGAACACCACCACGCCGTCGGGGGTGATGACAAAGCCCGCGTTGGACATGAAGCCTTCGTTGACTGCCGAGGCCATGCCGGCCTTGCCCATGACATACCAGCTGTGGGGGCCGACCTTGACTGCACGCATGTCGATGGCGTGCACGACATGCGCTGAGAGCAGGCACAGGGTCCCGATCAGGATCGTGATGAGTCGGCGCATGTCCGCTCCTAATATTTGAATATCTGCATACACTAACGAATTGCGCTACAGGCGTCGATCTGCGGTGCAGCATGACGCCGCATGGATGGCACTGACGGTGAATGTGACGGAGGCGGACCGGCTTGCCTTTTGTCGCCAGCGCTAAGCGGGTATCTTCCCGCACTGCATGATGCACCCCACTGATGAACCGAAGCAGGAAGATTACCTTGAGCACCTATGCCGTCATCGACTTCGAGACCACGGGCATGTCTCCCGCACTTGGGGCCCGTCCGACCGAGATTGCCGCAGTTCTGGTGCGCGACGGGCTCATCGTCGATCGTTACCAGAGCCTGATGAACGCAGGTGTGCACGTTCCCTACGATATTCAGGCCCTTACGGGCATCACCAATGCCATGGTGCGCGCTGCGCCACGGGTGGAGCAGGTAATGAGTGAGGTCGCTGATTTCGTTGGTGAGCACTCACTCGTTGCGCACAATGCGGCCTTCGACCGCAAGTTCTGGGATGCCGAGCTTGCGCAGCTGGGGCGGCGGCGCGGGGGCGACTTCGTGTGTTCGCTGTTGCTGTCGCGGCGCCTGTTCCCGGATGCGCCGAACCACAAGCTCGGCACCCTGGTGCGCACGCTGCAATTGCCCGCGACCGGCCGCTATCACCGCGCCCTGGCCGATGCGGAGGCAACGGCGCATCTGTTCATGCGCTTGCGCAGTGAGTTGCAGTCGCGGTTCAGCCTTGCCGGGGTTGATCATGCGCTCCTGCTGGCGGTTCAGAAGGTTGCGCGCAGCGGCCTGGCGCGCTGCATCGAACGCCATCAAGCCTGCTGAGCACTGGGGCTGTGCCGGATCCGGCGTTCGCTCGGGTTCCGCCCGGATGACCGCCTGGTGCGCGCTGCGCTTGGATCGTACGCTGTCGGATGGCATAGTCACGGGCTGATTCCGCCACACCCGGCCAAGACCGGTGGGTGGCCGCAACCCTGACTCCGGAGTAGTGAAATGAGCGAATGCGTGATCCTGCGCGAGATTCCGACTGCCTGTGGCCGCCGTTTCGGCCATGCCACGCTGAATGCGCCAGGCACCCTCAACGCGTTGTCGCTCGAGATGATCGATCGCCTCGCGCCCCAGTTCGATGCGTGGGTGGCCGACCCGCAGATCGTCGGCATCGTGCTCGATGGTGCCGGTGACAAGGCCTTCTGTGCTGGCGGTGACGTGCGTGCGCTGTATCACGCGATCCGCGAGGCCCGCGCGAACGGCAGTCACGAGACGCCCGCCGTCGTTCCGGCCTTCTTCGAGCATGAGTATCGCCTCGACTATCGCATTCATACGTGTCCGAAGCCGGTGCTGTGCTGGGGGCACGGCATCGTCATGGGAGGCGGGATCGGGCTGATGGCGGGCGCTTCGCACCGGGTCGCGACCATGCAGACCAGGATGGCGATGCCGGAAATCAGCATCGGGCTCTATCCGGATGTGGGCGGAAGCTGGTTCCTGCGACGCATGCCCGGGCGGACCGGGCTGTTTCTCGCCCTGACCGGTGCCCAGATCAATGCGG
This genomic interval from Parazoarcus communis contains the following:
- a CDS encoding PolC-type DNA polymerase III, with product MSTYAVIDFETTGMSPALGARPTEIAAVLVRDGLIVDRYQSLMNAGVHVPYDIQALTGITNAMVRAAPRVEQVMSEVADFVGEHSLVAHNAAFDRKFWDAELAQLGRRRGGDFVCSLLLSRRLFPDAPNHKLGTLVRTLQLPATGRYHRALADAEATAHLFMRLRSELQSRFSLAGVDHALLLAVQKVARSGLARCIERHQAC
- a CDS encoding MBL fold metallo-hydrolase, with the translated sequence MRRLITILIGTLCLLSAHVVHAIDMRAVKVGPHSWYVMGKAGMASAVNEGFMSNAGFVITPDGVVVFDALGTPVLGERLIAEIRKLTDKPIRRVVISHYHADHYYGLQAFKAVGAEVWSHRRGLEALNSDGAQARLAQRRADLFPFVDDNTRLIPADLWLDGDTAFEMGGLHFRITYVGPAHAPDDVVMEVVEDRIMFAGDMLFRGRVPFVGDADTAQWLRALDLLIAARPDALVPGHGPASTNPQADLALTRDYLLYLRESMGKAVADLKSFDEAYENTDWHQWEKLPAFREANRANAYNVFLQMEKGSLR